The nucleotide window CCACAACTACCCAACCTGGTAAAATGCTAGGTTTATGTTTATCCCAGCAAGATTAGTAAGGGGCTGCTACCCTAATGAGATCCTAATGTTTAATAAATGATTAAAGAAGTCTAGGATGGAAATGCGTCAAAATCCATCTAATGAGTTGGCATCTCTGGCAATTTGATGTCTACTGTACAATGTTGGTGAGTGACACAGTACGAATGATGAGGCAGTTCCCCCCCAACACTACCCCCTGCAACCACACCTGCCTACATGTTGATTTGCATGTTTTGGGGACGGTGCTCAGTTTTGACAGACTGATTGACTCTAGAGAACAAGTGTGGGGAGTGGGTTAAGATTATAGGCCTTGCAATCATTAATGAACTGTGTTTTTAGAGCGGGTAAGACATTAATCCCACTTTCTTTGCCTTCCCTTGCCacgtctcacacacaaacacacgccaccacGTACAAACAATCTCACACCTCTGCCTCACACCAAGCTCAGCTCTGGCAGAAAGAAATGGCCGGCATTCACCGGACTGCGTTACATTGAGATCTGGTCGTGAATCAGTCAACCAATCAAGTCATTTATGGTCTACTCTCTGGAGGACCAGTGGTCTGAGCGTTACACTCAGGTAAGACAATGGGCTGAAGCTAATAAGGGCATAAGTGTGTGAATGACATGCGCACAGTGTTTGAAGCTATAATTGAACAAATGTAATACATCCTATGAAAACATGGATCCTGTTTTATAGGGAAAAAAAGCTCCCAATCCAAACATTTATTCGATTTTAGTTTACTAAGAAACCTCTTTTGAGAACCATGGCAGGCTAGAGCTGAACTGTAGAGGACAAAATAACTGTGCCCCAGGCTtagcctgttgtgtgtgtgtgtgtgtgtgtggtgtgcatgtcACAGCTAGTCAAACATGCCTACACCTAGACTGATCTCTCTTTTGTCAAATAGTTTAAAGaggtagtcacacacacacacttagaaacaAGCATGAAGACACAGTGCACAACATGATTACCTTACACAGCCCCTATGAGAAGAAAGTGATCGTACACACACTGGGAGGGTGAGTAATTGTTcatctgtaacacatttatttcaCTGCTCTGAACATTTAGAACAACATAACTTTTTGTAGTTTTTGTCTGTGGGCAGGCTTTGGAAGCAGTTGTAAACACTAACACATACTCTTATCAGTTCACTGTAATAGAAAGTCTTCTTCCAACAACTGTTTGTGATGAGGGAAtgaaacagggagggagagaaacggcTGAAACGTCTGCTTTGAGTTAAAATGTTCTTACCTCATTCCAAGCCCCGAGGTTTGGAAAGCTATTTTCAAGGAAATCACAATCTGTTGCGTCGGCCTGTCTCGGGACATGCTGTGTATATATTTTGGTGTGTTTGTCTACATGATGTGTATGATGGTGATGTTGGGTTGGTTGCGTGTTTGTTagtttgtgtatttatgtgttcaTGTGGGGGTCTTCGTGTGCATACCTTCAATTCCAGTACAATATTTAATCCTTTGTATTGGTAAATTGATAAGCGTACTCATGTCTTGTTGGAGACATAGTGGATAGTTTCATGAAATCATTTCTAACAGGTCTGACACCTATCATTTAGGATAATGTTACTATGTTGTTACATAACAATCAACtcctgaactctctctctctcgcttaaCCAGACTTAAAGGTATGTAGGGAAGTAGGATCTTGTTCAAATCCACTGTGtctggagtgagtgtgtgtcagcccATGCTTAGCATCTTATTTGGGCATGAACTGTATGAGCTAGTGTAACATCCTAAACTATTTTGATTAAGTTATTATTAGTTATTAATATCAGTTATTTGCTTCTTTGAGTGTTGTGCTCCATACTCCAAATTATGATATCTTTACTTCTGAGAAGTGACTGATTTAGGATTAGAAACATATTTATatacagggtgtgtgtctgtgtgtctgtattcacTATTCACATCTATGCCCATCAAACCTAATATTTGCCTCTCCCAAAACTGGTTTGACTACAATTTCTTTAGGTGTATTTCCAACCAAGATGGCGGCTTCTTCCAACTACAGCAACGCCACCTCCAATGAGAGCATGTACTGCCAATTCGAGGAGAACTTCAAATACATCCTCCTTCCTGTCAGCTACGCTCTGGTGTTTGTGATTGGCTTAGCCCTGAACGCCACCGCCATGTATGTGATAGTGTTCCGCATCAAGCGCTGGAACCCCTCGACCATCTACATGTTCAACCTGACCGTTTGCGACACCCTATACATCTTTACCCTGCCCTTCCTCATCTACTACTATGCAGACGAGAACGACTGGCCCTTCAGCGAACCCCTCTGCAAGCTCATACGCTTCCTGTTCTACGCCAACCTGTATGGTTCCATCCTGTTCCTCTGCTGCATCAGCCTCCACCGCTTCCTGGGCGTGTGCCACCCGGTCCGCTCGCTGCGCTGGGTGAGTGCCCGCCGCGCCCGCCTAGTCTCCGTGGCGGTGTGGGCGTGCGTGCTATTCTGCCAGGCGCCCGTCCTCTACTTTTCGCGCACGCGGGACAGCGGCTCGGAGAGGGTGTGCTACGACACGACCAGCCCCGAGCTCTTTGACGACTTCCTGCTGTACAGCTCGGCGGTGTCGGGCCTGATGTTTGCCCTGCCCttcatggtggtgatggtgtgcTACGGGCTGATGGTGCGGAAGCTTCTGCAgcccgggtggggggggggctcgggGGAAGGGGGAATGGGCGGCTTGGCGGCCCACAGGTCCAAGCAGAAGTCGGTGAAGATGATCGTCGTTGTCCTGGCGGCGTTCATGCTCTGTTTCCTGCCTTTCCACCTCACCAGAAGCCTGTACTACTCCTTTAGGTACCTGAGGCAGGTCAACGCAGCACAGGTGAGGGAACAGCTTTTGTGTTTACAGCTGAGTTCACAGCCGAGCCGAGCAAAAGTAACGTGTGGTGCGCTGGTTGTGTGTCACACTACAAATGACTTTTGTTCCTGTCAGACGTCAAATCAGACACTGTGTGTTTTTCTAATGTGTTTTGAGTTAGATTAGTTCTGTAGAAGCCTGTGAGAGCCTTTAGTCTTCCTGTGGGTGTGTATCGTATGTCTtacattatgtgtgtgtctgtacctcCCCCCCAGGTAAGCTGTGAGCTGCTGCAAGCATCCAGCATAGCCTACAAAGTGACACGCCCCCTAGCAAGTGCTAACAGTTGCCTTGACCCCATCCTGTACTTCCTGGCAGGACAGGATGTCCGTAGCAACCTCAATAAGATGATGAAGACATCGCCTAGGTCACCAGGAAGTGCGAACGTGGCCCTGTCAACACATCTCTGACCAACACAGCCAAGTTGCTGTGTGTTCTGTTAGTCTTGTGCTTTGTGGACTGAAGTTCCTTAGACCTGCAACTAGTGTTTCATTGAGATGAATAACACACACTGGTGATGttccaatgaagaaaaaaaaacaccttttTGTTCTCTGTCTATAAAATGTGTCTTTTTGTCTATAAAATGATCTCAGCTGTTTAATCAACAATACCTTATGTTTTCGActactgtttgtttgtgtcattAAGGCATATTCTGGCCAAGCTAAACTTCTCAGGTATAGGTGGACACTATTGCATGCTTTTGCTGAAGGCGAGACCGTACAGAATTGTAGCGTGTGTCAGTCACTTTGACACATGGTTGGTGTTGGATATTTTCCATCGAAAGAGCTTACTGTAAAAGGATTTGCACTAGTTCACCTGTTACTGGTTCCTTGAAACAGCTAAAAGTCATGCTTTACAGTTTTtctggctcatttcacgaaacagaaatgacattctcaaaacaacacctgcaaacctccaaaccactggtcacttgttcacaacagattgtaATTTTTCagtcctttaatcaaattgcaattgtattagcacatccttgcaaattacaagtgcaattgcctacagttggCACAGATTTCAAATGATTTAGGAAATCTTTGCAAATGGCTAGGTACAATTGCCTTTCGTTAGACCAATTACCAATTGAatatatcttgctggtctaaactgactgttgcttctcagtcaagtggttgttctctgcaaaacatgttGGCGTCATTTCCTTGtgtcacctgcacaatagttcactccactgtcaaaatctttcaggcacatacaGTAACACCATGATGAAAAACATCATGgcatatactgtaatatggatctcttggatcatttGCTTACGGtaattgtcaggtgcaactagaactttcaCCAATCCCACAGTAAGTTTACagtagttagctgacaggagctatccaggagtatactgtaaatgcttccatcaaatatagAGAGCTTGACCAAGTTCAGTACAATTTATGAACATGGAATCACCTGGCCAAGGGCAACTGCCTGCTCGAGaaagaggaggtagaggaggaagaaTAGCAAGTGTGCGTGGTGGTGGAGTAGGGGGAGGAAGAGCAAGGCTGCATGGTGGTGGAGTAGAGGGAAGAGGCCGAGGAGGACGAAGACGAAGATGAAGACAGCTGTGCCATACGAAATTCGGGCtactctttttttctgtttgatacacatagTATTctagaaagaaaacatctactacagtaaatgtagcacagtgcacacaaGGGATATTTCTAtggtccactgccatactgacaaaacatctaaacattttgacctgcagtgtttacacaatgccaaagggacttttcattttgggggcactgactatttgtatgagagaaggatttagttttgactgatgagTTGTCTGTTTTGGgagagatatgaccttttgcaggtgttccatgatGCTTTGCTGAACCATTtaggttattttggcaaatgcatttaaagcttttttttctcgagagatgagccacagcaatcgagaaggaacttttcattttgggggcactgacaatttatatgagaaaattgttttaAGCATGACTTAAcagttttgggtgagatatgagcttttgaagttcaagttcaagtcttttatttgtcagatgcacagaacaacacaaggttagactgggcactgaaattcttaagacaagacaacgcaagcacctgacataacataacatataagtacacagaacaaatttacatcaatgctgagcttagataagtgaacttcctgaatatacagatagcaataaatggtacactatactaaccctaatgcacaaaaaaacctgtttcaaccctataacctatctaacctaagtggagtacagtgcaatagtgcaaatttgcagatcagtgactatgtcaatgaccaaacaggagcctggtggcgaggtacagtgaggtacagtagtgccatgttactgaaagagcaaccagtagctgaaagtgacagtgtataagtgactagtgtgcattaaaaatgtccatatcagtgtccattgagaagcctgatgacccttgggtagaaactgttgtccagtctgcgtgtgcgcgaccggatgctgaggtaacgcctgccagaaggcaacggggtaaagagactgaaggatgggtgggaacagtctcttagaatcctgctggctttccttaggcaacgtgtgtggtaggtgtcctgtagggctgggagcttcctgccgatgatgaactcagcagaacggaccacacttcgtagggccttgcggtcccggtctgtgcagctcccataccacactgtgatacaaccagtcagatcTATCgggaaggtgatctatgtagttgtgctgaaccataaaGGCTATTTTGGCAAATGCCCTTAGAGCTTTCCATTAgaagcaatggagaaaaactgtaacttgGAGACGCTGTGTCTTATGAACATGTTTAATGGCGACAGCTAACCACAAGAGGGTGCCAGCTGCTCATTGACGATCTTGGATTAATGGTCGTCAACATTGTTTGTAGCATGTAATCTGCATAAAATCCACATATCTACACTACTGAATAAAAGCACTGctacatttaaataaacattgactAGAAATGTATAAAGAACAATGAGTGAGAGACATACAAAGAAATAAAGGGAGATCAAGGTCAAAATACACCACTTTATTTCAAGAGTAAAAATATCATACAGAAAAAATGgaaatgtcataataaatacaATCTCTAACATAGAAGAGAGGagcattatatatatttttccttCCTTTGAGCAACACTTTGTTACATTTAATAACATCGGAAACATGGAAACGTTCAACCAATAAATATGGTCCAATCCAGACACGTTTAGTTCTGAACTGAAAAAACATCAACATATAATGTTTGTACTAACAATCCTTGATAATGATCCAACACTTTCATCTTTAATCCTGATGTAAACTGTTAAAACAGCCCTATTGCTTGAGCCAGACCACTAAGACTACTTGTACTGACTGGAACAAGAGTGTGCAGTAAACTGTCTGTACAGTCGTAGTCATACATTtttgcaatgacaaatgttttgcaaagtttgctggttcagtgtttgaggaaaatgttttcacatgtttcacatgtttctattgaatacaataaggcacatttcatatttttttaagctttttcggggcaaacattttcaatatgccCCGAAGTCCCCTCTTTtgcagcagtcaatctgctcttaaaatccaatcagaatgataaagtgatttcacctggctagaacaaGTTCACACTTtgccctgtgctgatgatatgacttactgaaattatgttagcagtcatttaatGCTAatgcccagcaagctttgcaaacacaaaatgtatgtcgctcccaatacttttggccacggctgtataTTCCGCAATCTTTTCCTTTGGTCAATTGGTGATATGGTCCTAAATGAACAACTGATAAAGAGTCAGTAGAGATCCAAGCTTTAGCTGCTTTCACAGACATCCACCGTACTCATACTGTAATACTTAATTAGATTTCAATGGTGTTTTGCTgcatgttttagtgtgtgtggaaCTCTTGCTAATGAGTGAGGAGAGGATTAAGCTTAATCATAATTCTACCCTAAGCAGATGTGCTGCTTTGGTCAATACAAGTTGGGCAGAGAGAACCAGGCTGGGGATCTTAATGACCTGGAATCATCTCACTGTCACTAAGCCCATTTAAACTCAACATGTAAACAACCTCACTGCTTCTAGTCGGGACCCCAGCAACCACAGTAGAGACTGTGTCACCAGTAAACCTCCCCTTTAGATTGAACTCAAAGGGCACGGCATACTCTCTCACCAAACTCTCTCTAAACAATGTCCACTTCCACCTCTGCAACAACTGCAAGCCCAGGTGTGAAACCAAAGGGCAAGCCATGGCCCCTATTTACATGTATGTACATGATTTACAGTGCCTAATATGCTTCCAGACGTAATCAAATTGGACCTAGTTTTGTGCTACAAGCGTTGCAAGTTCATGCTGAAGGTGTACTGTATGATAGGGAACTGTCGATATGTTTTAGAAACCCTGCCCGTAAGCTTTTTTGGGTTAAAAACATAATTCCCCATGAGCAGGAAGACCTACAACTTCAGATGTTCTGCATTGCAAATGTAAGAAGACCTACACTTGCTAACATTGTTGTAAAACCGGTAGAGAataacattgtttttttttttgataaTACTTGGTGTTTCAAATATCCTTTGTATACACGTTTGTGTTTTCAGTGGAAAGGCGTTTTTCATGTacaatacctgtgtgtgtgtgtgttggggtgtaagTAGCTGTATTTGTGTTTGCACAGTGTCAAGGTCTTCCACCCTCCACAGGGAAGCAAAACTGTGTCTAgtagtgtctttgtgtgtgtgtgttccacccgTCTTCCATATTTGATATAAAAAGGGCTATTTGTTCATATCTGTCCTCTTttctcccctctcaccccctcccccactctctctgctATCATTTTCTTCCCTCTTGTGAAAGTTGAGGATAAATGCTCATCAAAAAGCTAAAACACGTAGTCATTCATGTTAGTAATATGAGGGGTCTCCTGGCTAGCCTTTCCTCTGAAGGCTGTTGGAACCCCTCCTCTGATGATTTCATGACGAGGCAGTGTCCTTACTCGGCATTCCTCTCTTCCAGTTGTTGGCTTGGATTTAGctgttagaaagagagagagagatgtggttaGCAACATGTTTTATAATAGAGGTAGAAAGAACAAAGCTACGACTTCCAGCGCTTCACTCTAAAATATCTACAGCGACACCTGCACAGCAAAAGAACCTGCTATGCCTCTTATTGCACACCAGAGAGCAGTGGGGAGTTTCCATGTGGGGCCTGACTCAGCGCTGACAAAGCAGACAGAACGCTTCTACAAGCTGAGACAGGAAAACAGACAGTGACTAGAATGATTGGGCAAATGGGTTGACTCTCTATCACTTcctatctcttctctctctctttccttctcccccccctccctttctctctcttgcatgTGATGAGGGTGCCTGTGTGGGACTCCTCTTTATCATTGATGACTACGTAGTTTCTCACATCCCCAGCGTCACAGAATGGCACTTTTCACAATTCACTAATAGCCAACAGTAGTGTCTGTGAAGGCACAAAAAAAAGTGTCCAGTGAACTGAATGTCAAAGTCAGGAGCAccgagagggaagagaaggtgTAGAGTgaaaacataatatatttgagGGGGAACCGGCATTGGTAGACCCAACAAAGGCTAAGACGAGAgatgagacagagacaaacaaggaattagagagagacacacggaGAAACAAAGAGGTTTGTCTTTTACTTACGTTCCCCAgtgggatgatgatgaggacgaTGAAGAGCTGAAGAGGTCTAGAAGAGATCTTTTCTCCTCTGTTACGTCCCTTGTGGTCCTGGACCTTGGCGTTTCCATAGCTACAGGCTTTTGTTCAGGGATCTGGGCCACTTGgaacctgtcaatcaaacaggAGCAATGGCCATGGGATTTGATGTCAATCTTAACGTCTCATAGATTGACATATTCGAAGTGTGCGCGtgtctccatcctcacctccccacTGACAGAAAagtccccccaggccccccaggcctcctctcccctgcttgccccacctccccctgaCTCTGGGCACACTTGGGTGGGGTGTCCACGCACACTCCCCCCTGCAGGGGGCTCTTCTGCAGGGCCTGGGGCTCCAGGGAAGGCAGGATgagggactgggggggctggggtttgAGGGGGTCCCATGTGGGAAGCAGGATTGGGGGCCACTTGCGCTGGGCGCAGCGGGAGCAGTGGTAGCCGTGGCGGGAGGCCAGGCCTGACAGGCCGGAGATGGTGTGGAGGTGGGACTGGTGGGGGCACATTCTAGGGAGGGAGTGGAATTGAGATAGAGGAGATAGAACTGGGAAcctggtgggggggagagagagaaagagagagatagagagagacagacagacagagacagacacagagagagagatagtgtgagagagagacagacacagagggagatgcACGGTTGTTTAGTTAATCAAAATAACTCGGAATGGACAAATTACAGCTGatatgtaactgtgtgtgtgtgtgtgcacatgcgcaAACAATACCATCCAATTGTGCGTCCAAAAATGCTATCCCTAATAACCCCCACTCCCTAAACTCTAAACCCCAACCCAGCGCCCCATCCTAACCATCATTTAAAACAGCCCGCTGTTTCCCCAGGCCCCGGGTTCTGTATTGTTCCATTGTGCAGGTTACAAAGGCGTGATCCGTGCCCGTGAATACAGACATGGGCCCCAGCACTAAGCTGGCTGCTGTGACCTTCATGACCCCTGTTGAACTCCAGTAACCCAATGAGTGGGTGAACAGAGCCAGGAATAAATAGCTTTCCAGAAGCTATGTGGGTGTCCAGAGCTTTCTAGAACTTTCCACTGAACGTCATGTACCTAAAATCCATGGGACTTTGTTAGCCTGTGGGAAATCTTTGTTCTAAACTGTGGTCAGGTCGGTTTCCGTGCCCTGGTTCTTTCTGGGACATAAAAGGCAATGGAGAGGACCAGGCTGAAACAGTGCTGACtttgcaaaataaataaatacataaaacatcTTACTGTGCGTCTTTTAAATGTCGCTAGGTGCCAGTCGCACTCCATTGCGAATGTGTGCAGAGCATCAATCAAAGTTGATTGAAATCTCAATGAAAGATAAACAGTATGGGAGTGGGTTTATTTAGTCTTTTGCCGGGTGACATGGGACATCttctgccatctctctctcgcctttcTATTTTTATCCCTCTATTTTCATATCTTTTTTGCTCTTAACTGACCTTAAGCTGCACAACTCTGCAAAACctgtatgtttgagtgtgtgtgtgtgttacgctGTACATACAGTGCgtgtatatacagtgtgtgtgtgtgtgtgtgtggtcgctGCAGGGTGCTTACTTGATTGACGAGGCTTTACTCATGGCCAGTTGTTTGCTCTCGTATTCCAGCAGCAGTTCCTCCAGTGCAGCAGCAttttctggaacacacacacagtcacacgcacacacacagtttattttTACCTTGAGGAGAAAGAATCAATGTTGTGACCACATTCAACCAATCCATGACTCTGAAGCCTCAAATAGGGAATTGGGGAAATCGATAGGTGCGTGTCTACTCTCATTGATAAAACAATTTGTCTAACCATGCTGGAGACTGGGCTGTCAATGAAACATTCATCTCAACACTTCCTGGAATTCGCTCATATGATAAACTCATAATAGAACACTATGATATGGTAATTGCCTCCACCTAGAACTCTGAATGGCAATTCCATGTGTTGTAGCAATTGATGGTTTTCAACTCGACCCCCTGTGGTGAAAAAAGACACAACTAGCAGAAATTCAAGCGGCTATTagacagtgacatcatcagtgaGGAACGCATACCTTTCTTCTCGGTGATGAGGCGCACCAGAACACTGATGGTGTCCTCGTTGGGGTCATCTGCTATGTAGGGGCAACCATTGGCtgcagacagagaaggagggacaaACGGATGAATGACCCAATCGATGGATGAAGGTCAAAGTTGAGGTCAGCTTCTGATCGTGATACCACGTAGGCCAACGTGgtatcaaaaaatatatatattctcccacttatacacaaacacattagaATAAGTTTGGGCCTATTGTGCTGAAGTCTCTAAGTTGCAGGGCCCATGTATGGGGGTGGAAAAAGGAGAATAGAGGTTACTGTGGTGACCACTGCCATTCTATACTAACAGGCGGGCCTAGAAAAGCTCACTCAGCTATCACGCTCCATTCAACTCTACtgcacaaaaccacacacacacacacacaccaacatgcacATACACTGTGCACAGACGGACGGGTGTCTTTCAGCACAACTGATAATAGTGTGCTGTAAGGCATAACAATAGCTGCCTCCACGGTAACAATTGCTATCTAGGGACATTGGTATCTGTGTGACTGATCCCATTGGTAGctgcagctagctagcaaatgTGCTAACTCACACAGAAGACTTCATAGAAAGGGACCTAGCCTGGCCTAGCCCCATGAGTGTTCCCCTTGAGTGAAGGTGAAGAGAAAACTGCCAGTGTAAGAGGTTTGTCTTTTGCCCAGTCAAGGCGGAAGCTAACACCATACAGGCAGACTACAGAACACTTATGTAagtggggaagagggaggggatagagagaggcatCAAAACGTGCACGGCCATATcgtttccccccctctcctcctctccaatcACTTTCTTTTTACTCTTTTGCATAACCTCCACACCCCCGCAATTTACTTAacgcctcccctctcctcccctcttcctctaacCCCCCCCATCCTTTCTTTGCACCAGTGCCTCGAGCTCTCTTCAGTGATGCACGCTGCTGCAGCCCCCAAagaccaggggagggagggagggaaagagggagggaaagagg belongs to Hypomesus transpacificus isolate Combined female chromosome 15, fHypTra1, whole genome shotgun sequence and includes:
- the LOC124478251 gene encoding P2Y purinoceptor 2-like, which codes for MAASSNYSNATSNESMYCQFEENFKYILLPVSYALVFVIGLALNATAMYVIVFRIKRWNPSTIYMFNLTVCDTLYIFTLPFLIYYYADENDWPFSEPLCKLIRFLFYANLYGSILFLCCISLHRFLGVCHPVRSLRWVSARRARLVSVAVWACVLFCQAPVLYFSRTRDSGSERVCYDTTSPELFDDFLLYSSAVSGLMFALPFMVVMVCYGLMVRKLLQPGWGGGSGEGGMGGLAAHRSKQKSVKMIVVVLAAFMLCFLPFHLTRSLYYSFRYLRQVNAAQVSCELLQASSIAYKVTRPLASANSCLDPILYFLAGQDVRSNLNKMMKTSPRSPGSANVALSTHL
- the relt gene encoding LOW QUALITY PROTEIN: tumor necrosis factor receptor superfamily member 19L (The sequence of the model RefSeq protein was modified relative to this genomic sequence to represent the inferred CDS: deleted 1 base in 1 codon), with the translated sequence MTRNHLCCSALVFLTVFGSGGTAAVQCQWGEGCVCLQCPAGQQPTKDCGRVESPEDTVRCQSCPMGTFSNTLDPEPCRPHSTCDVLGRKVVTPGTSTSDTVCGDCVSGFHPTTMGKPSPQPPCVAPAPPAAPPLHVRAVRTVGKSAAGGGGPVNGTAVRSAEEKTAEYAVFALVPIFCVMGLLGILICNILKKKGYRCTAEKEGMDEENATPQKEANGCPYIADDPNEDTISVLVRLITEKKENAAALEELLLEYESKQLAMSKASSIKFPVLSPLSQFHSLPRMCPHQSHLHTISGLSGLASRHGYHCSRCAQRKWPPILLPTWDPLKPQPPQSLILPSLEPQALQKSPLQGGVCVDTPPKCAQSQGEVGQAGERRPGGPGGTFLSVGRFQVAQIPEQKPVAMETPRSRTTRDVTEEKRSLLDLFSSSSSSSSSHWGT